A genomic stretch from Anaerolinea thermophila UNI-1 includes:
- a CDS encoding toast rack family protein, with the protein MKRYAFLIWLGLLMLLALACTIELPLPEVRLIAPQTYEIKEPYPDQEPAELLIRMGAGELTLSGGADNLVEGKVEYNVEGWEPEIQREGREVRVEQGVKSANFTRGVQNLVNRWELTLGKRSMDFALEAGAYDGNLDFSDVPLTRLRISDGASKVRVVFNVPNPEVMRSFTYETGASNITLKKLANANFEEMTFKGGAGNFTLDFSGKLQREARVWIDSGLGNMTVIVPADANCRIVLSGGLTNVSTEGTWTIQGQEYRTKGEGPQLRIDINVGVGNLKLVSE; encoded by the coding sequence ATGAAAAGGTACGCATTTCTCATCTGGTTAGGACTTCTGATGCTTCTTGCTCTTGCCTGTACCATTGAATTGCCTTTGCCTGAGGTCAGATTGATTGCACCACAAACCTACGAGATTAAAGAACCTTATCCAGATCAGGAACCGGCTGAGTTGCTGATTCGCATGGGAGCGGGAGAGTTAACCCTGTCTGGTGGCGCTGACAATCTTGTTGAAGGGAAGGTTGAATATAACGTGGAGGGTTGGGAGCCAGAAATCCAGCGAGAGGGGCGTGAAGTACGGGTTGAACAGGGAGTAAAAAGCGCAAATTTTACCCGGGGTGTTCAGAATCTGGTAAATCGCTGGGAATTAACCCTGGGAAAGCGTTCCATGGACTTTGCCCTTGAGGCGGGCGCATATGATGGAAACCTGGATTTTTCCGATGTCCCTCTGACTCGACTCAGGATTTCCGATGGTGCCAGTAAGGTACGGGTTGTTTTCAATGTGCCCAACCCAGAGGTGATGCGCAGTTTTACTTACGAGACCGGGGCATCCAATATTACGTTGAAAAAACTGGCAAATGCCAATTTTGAAGAAATGACCTTCAAGGGGGGAGCGGGCAATTTTACGCTGGATTTCAGCGGAAAACTTCAGCGGGAGGCCAGGGTCTGGATTGACAGTGGATTGGGCAATATGACCGTCATCGTCCCTGCCGATGCAAATTGTCGAATTGTCCTTTCAGGTGGCTTAACCAATGTCTCTACGGAAGGAACATGGACGATTCAGGGACAGGAATATCGCACAAAAGGTGAAGGACCCCAACTGCGTATAGATATTAATGTAGGGGTGGGTAACCTTAAGTTGGTCAGTGAGTAA
- a CDS encoding anti-sigma factor family protein, which yields MKPHQPFETWIFDEHLSPEEQQRLTEHLRQCESCRALQQKWFEARGALQEKSMAAPRAGFVQRWKSSLVERKEREQRKQAWRVFWIFSGVASGVLVGVLVFFLTRFSMAEWLKLSVEVIHQFLGLTSSLGGILSAWMQLTPIPLHLFVSLLFLLSLLGLIVLWFVVLSRTFRKGEERSYEH from the coding sequence ATGAAACCACATCAACCGTTTGAAACCTGGATTTTTGACGAACATCTTTCACCGGAGGAGCAACAGAGGCTTACAGAGCATCTGCGCCAGTGTGAATCCTGCCGTGCTTTGCAACAGAAATGGTTTGAAGCCCGGGGCGCTTTGCAGGAAAAGAGCATGGCTGCCCCACGAGCAGGATTTGTCCAACGCTGGAAATCCAGTCTGGTGGAGCGGAAAGAGCGTGAACAGCGAAAACAAGCCTGGAGAGTCTTCTGGATTTTTTCCGGAGTGGCTTCCGGGGTGCTGGTTGGCGTTCTTGTATTCTTCCTCACCAGATTTTCTATGGCAGAGTGGCTCAAGTTAAGTGTAGAAGTCATCCATCAATTCTTAGGCTTAACTTCTTCTTTAGGTGGGATTCTCTCAGCATGGATGCAATTAACGCCGATTCCATTGCATCTGTTTGTATCTCTGTTGTTCCTGTTATCCCTGTTGGGTTTAATAGTATTGTGGTTCGTGGTATTGTCTCGAACGTTTAGAAAGGGGGAGGAGCGCTCTTATGAACATTAA
- the recJ gene encoding single-stranded-DNA-specific exonuclease RecJ, whose protein sequence is MEPVQEKRWKIAPVVPSYLVEELKDYSPVTRQLLYNRGITSKIEAEHYLQADLPGYSPFLLSGMTEVVDRLLYAVDHREKIAIYGDYDVDGVTATTLMVEVLQAYGADVQWYIPNRFDEGYGLNADAVRELHERGVDVLLTVDCGIRSPGEARLAAQQGMDIIISDHHQPGSELPEAVGVICPKQAGNVYPYEHLSGVGLAFKIAEALLLRRPLVGVSAHNWLDLVALGTVADVVPLTGENRSLVRKGLEILKQSNREGILALARVAGLKLPSIESSHIGFILGPRLNAAGRVESAKAAVELLLARDLFQAGILAQQLDAQNRERQRLTQEVQERAIEIASAGKSDYLIMAFDPAFNPGVVGLAASRLVELYYRPAIVGQSEEDAGQTRASCRSIPEFHITRALDQCAELLERHGGHQAAAGFTVRNENLPVLQERLSSIAEQTLGNLDLIPSLHADMELPLSEIQPEVLWDLRRLQPTGEGNPEAFFVSRGVQVKDARCVGARGEHLKLSLVDGRIVWDAIAFRQGHHIQNMPRFVDVLYTLEQNTYNGNTTLQLRVRDLKPAQ, encoded by the coding sequence ATGGAACCTGTTCAGGAAAAACGCTGGAAAATTGCCCCGGTTGTGCCTTCCTACCTGGTTGAGGAACTCAAAGATTATTCTCCCGTAACGCGGCAATTGTTGTATAACCGCGGAATTACTTCGAAAATTGAAGCCGAGCATTACCTTCAGGCAGATCTCCCTGGGTACTCGCCCTTTTTGCTCTCGGGAATGACCGAGGTGGTCGATCGCTTGCTGTATGCGGTGGATCACCGCGAGAAAATTGCTATTTATGGCGATTATGACGTGGATGGGGTAACGGCTACTACCCTGATGGTGGAAGTCCTGCAAGCCTATGGTGCAGATGTCCAGTGGTACATTCCCAATCGTTTTGATGAGGGCTACGGCTTAAACGCCGACGCGGTTCGGGAATTGCACGAACGCGGGGTGGATGTCCTGCTTACGGTGGATTGTGGTATCCGTTCGCCGGGCGAAGCCAGGCTGGCTGCCCAACAGGGCATGGATATCATCATTAGTGATCATCACCAGCCGGGTAGCGAACTTCCAGAAGCCGTGGGGGTGATTTGTCCGAAACAGGCGGGAAATGTTTATCCGTATGAACATCTTTCCGGTGTAGGACTGGCGTTCAAAATTGCTGAAGCCTTGTTGTTGCGTCGTCCTCTTGTTGGCGTATCCGCTCACAACTGGTTGGATTTGGTTGCTCTTGGCACGGTGGCGGATGTGGTTCCTTTGACAGGTGAAAACCGTTCTCTGGTGCGAAAGGGACTGGAGATTCTCAAACAATCCAATCGTGAGGGTATCCTGGCGCTGGCACGGGTTGCTGGTCTCAAACTTCCTTCTATTGAGTCAAGTCATATTGGTTTCATCCTTGGACCGCGTTTGAACGCTGCTGGCAGGGTAGAGTCGGCAAAGGCAGCCGTTGAATTGTTGCTGGCAAGAGATCTTTTCCAGGCAGGGATTCTGGCTCAGCAACTGGACGCACAGAATCGTGAGCGCCAGCGTTTGACCCAGGAAGTACAGGAGAGAGCCATTGAGATTGCCAGCGCGGGTAAGAGCGATTATCTGATCATGGCATTTGATCCTGCTTTCAATCCCGGAGTGGTTGGGCTAGCCGCGTCCAGGCTGGTTGAACTGTACTATCGCCCAGCCATTGTGGGGCAAAGCGAAGAAGATGCCGGTCAAACACGCGCATCCTGTCGCTCTATCCCTGAATTTCACATTACCCGGGCGCTGGATCAATGTGCAGAGTTGCTGGAGCGACATGGTGGACATCAAGCTGCGGCAGGGTTTACTGTGAGAAACGAAAACCTCCCTGTTCTTCAAGAACGTTTATCCTCCATTGCAGAGCAGACTTTAGGTAATCTCGACTTAATCCCCTCGCTGCATGCGGATATGGAACTCCCCCTTTCGGAGATTCAACCTGAGGTTTTATGGGATCTTCGGCGCCTGCAACCTACCGGGGAGGGCAATCCTGAAGCCTTTTTTGTCTCTCGAGGGGTTCAGGTGAAAGATGCACGCTGTGTTGGTGCTCGTGGTGAACATTTGAAACTTTCTCTGGTGGATGGGCGGATTGTCTGGGATGCTATTGCGTTTCGTCAGGGACACCATATTCAGAACATGCCGCGGTTTGTGGATGTTCTGTATACCCTGGAGCAAAATACCTATAACGGAAATACTACTCTACAACTCAGGGTAAGAGATTTGAAACCCGCCCAGTGA
- the nadD gene encoding nicotinate-nucleotide adenylyltransferase gives MAGLTLSRVGVFGGTFDPPHMAHLALAEEALHQLNLSQVLWMITPNPPHKRGVEITPFVLRLEMLKEALKDYARFEISTLEAELPPPQYAVETVRLLREKLPDSELFYLMGEDSLRDLPLWHQPAKLVSLLDGIGVLRRPEVVLDWEILETSLPGLREKVFFFNAPLLQIASHEIRQRISSGQPYRYMVPEGVARIIEQYHLYQFPGN, from the coding sequence ATGGCAGGACTGACCCTTTCGCGCGTGGGTGTTTTTGGGGGGACTTTTGACCCACCCCATATGGCTCATTTAGCACTGGCAGAAGAAGCCCTGCATCAACTCAATTTGAGTCAGGTGTTGTGGATGATTACCCCCAATCCTCCACACAAACGCGGGGTGGAGATTACCCCCTTTGTCCTTCGGCTGGAAATGTTAAAAGAAGCCCTGAAGGACTATGCCCGTTTTGAGATCAGCACGCTTGAAGCGGAACTCCCCCCTCCACAATACGCCGTGGAAACTGTGCGCCTGTTGAGGGAGAAATTGCCTGACAGCGAACTTTTTTATCTCATGGGCGAGGATTCTCTCAGAGATTTACCGCTCTGGCATCAGCCTGCAAAACTGGTCAGCCTTCTTGATGGCATTGGCGTCCTCAGACGTCCTGAAGTCGTCCTGGATTGGGAAATATTGGAAACTTCCCTTCCAGGGCTTCGGGAAAAAGTATTCTTTTTCAACGCTCCACTTTTGCAAATTGCTTCACACGAAATCCGGCAGCGGATCTCCTCCGGACAACCTTATCGTTACATGGTACCTGAAGGCGTCGCCAGAATCATCGAACAATATCACCTTTACCAGTTCCCAGGGAATTAA
- the alr gene encoding alanine racemase, which yields MDHADLTTWLEIDLSVIRKNIRLLQEIAGVPVMAVVKANAYGHGLIEASRAAVQAGVQWLGVARIDEALELHRAGIRAHPIVLGYTPPERAGEAAQAGVRLAVYDSQVAQAYAAQAKAVGKPLYVHAKFDTGMGRLGASPEEGVEWMRWLHTLEGLQVEGAFTHLAEADDPQKPTTHWQLDRFDKLLSGLESAGLRPAWVHAANSAGALYFPRARYNLVRTGIAIYGLNPSAHAPLPEGFRPALTWKTRLTSVKIFPPNHGISYNYRYRTKSEERIGVCAVGYADGFRRQMGNMVLVRGRRVPVVGSVCMDQCMVNLDQVPEAQMGDEVVLIGQQGNDEITAEERAHEWGTIHYEVVCGLANRLPRIYVE from the coding sequence ATGGATCATGCAGATCTTACAACGTGGCTTGAAATTGATCTCAGTGTCATCCGTAAAAATATTCGTCTGTTACAAGAAATCGCTGGTGTGCCTGTGATGGCAGTGGTCAAAGCCAATGCCTATGGACATGGCTTAATAGAAGCCAGCCGTGCTGCAGTTCAGGCGGGTGTTCAATGGTTAGGGGTTGCTCGCATTGACGAGGCTCTGGAACTCCATCGCGCAGGGATTCGCGCTCATCCAATTGTGCTGGGCTACACTCCTCCTGAACGTGCCGGGGAAGCGGCACAGGCAGGGGTGCGCCTTGCTGTCTACGATTCCCAGGTTGCGCAAGCCTACGCGGCTCAGGCAAAAGCAGTGGGCAAGCCTCTCTACGTCCATGCAAAATTTGATACTGGCATGGGAAGATTGGGAGCCTCGCCGGAGGAAGGGGTGGAATGGATGCGCTGGCTCCATACTCTGGAGGGGTTGCAGGTAGAAGGAGCTTTTACCCATCTTGCCGAAGCCGATGATCCGCAAAAGCCTACGACTCACTGGCAGTTGGACCGTTTCGACAAATTGCTTTCCGGGTTAGAATCTGCGGGGTTGCGTCCTGCCTGGGTGCATGCGGCAAACTCGGCTGGGGCGTTGTATTTCCCTCGAGCCCGCTATAACCTCGTTCGTACAGGAATAGCCATCTATGGGCTTAATCCTTCTGCCCATGCGCCTTTACCCGAAGGTTTTCGGCCTGCACTAACCTGGAAAACACGCTTGACTTCTGTAAAGATCTTCCCGCCCAATCATGGAATCAGTTATAACTACCGCTACCGTACCAAGTCTGAGGAACGGATTGGGGTATGTGCCGTGGGGTATGCCGATGGTTTTCGCCGTCAAATGGGGAACATGGTTTTAGTACGCGGGAGAAGGGTGCCGGTTGTGGGTAGTGTATGTATGGATCAGTGCATGGTCAACCTTGATCAGGTTCCCGAGGCACAGATGGGCGATGAGGTGGTGCTGATCGGTCAGCAAGGCAATGACGAAATTACTGCTGAAGAACGTGCTCATGAATGGGGCACCATTCACTACGAGGTCGTTTGTGGGTTGGCAAATCGTCTGCCGCGTATTTATGTGGAGTGA
- a CDS encoding anion transporter, with protein MNFWINLVIVLVTYVGIALGKWPRLSVNRTTLTVIGVGLLLAFGQIPFEKLRDYLDIDTLILLFSMMVVNAHLQLAGFFRVAAHLLFRLTRGPKVFLAVEILLAGVLSALFLNDTICLMLTPLVLSLLLSLGRNPIPYLIALATAANIGSTATLTGNPQNMIIGVSSGIPYAQFAGALTPVALLGLGVVWVVLVLFYPQEFRDKRFPDMQSSQLNILRPQLTKTLLVILAMLVGFLAGVPVALAAFLAACVLFFTRRVDPDKVLAEIDWSLLVFFAALFILTGALEANGITQRLFEALNFQGNLNVLGLTSVSVVLSNLVSNVPAVMLLRPVVAGSAQPVAGWLTLAASSTLAGNLTLLGSVANLIVAEIASRRQVNLSFGEYTRSGVVITFLTLIISVLWLQAMVWR; from the coding sequence ATGAATTTCTGGATTAACCTTGTCATCGTGTTGGTCACCTATGTTGGCATTGCATTGGGAAAATGGCCTCGCTTATCCGTTAACCGTACTACCCTTACCGTCATTGGGGTAGGGCTTTTGTTAGCCTTTGGGCAGATCCCATTCGAGAAACTTCGCGATTATCTGGATATTGATACCCTGATTCTGCTTTTCAGTATGATGGTGGTAAACGCCCATCTGCAACTGGCGGGTTTTTTCCGCGTTGCTGCTCACCTGTTGTTCCGTCTGACGCGGGGACCCAAGGTGTTTCTTGCGGTAGAAATTTTGCTTGCCGGGGTGCTCAGCGCCCTTTTCTTGAACGATACCATTTGTTTAATGCTTACCCCATTGGTGTTGAGTTTGTTGTTGAGCCTCGGTCGCAATCCTATCCCTTACCTGATTGCCCTTGCTACAGCCGCCAATATTGGCTCAACTGCCACATTAACGGGGAATCCCCAAAACATGATTATTGGCGTTTCGTCAGGCATTCCTTATGCGCAGTTCGCGGGGGCATTGACTCCGGTGGCTTTGTTGGGTTTGGGGGTGGTTTGGGTGGTTCTGGTGCTCTTTTATCCTCAGGAATTTCGCGACAAACGTTTTCCGGATATGCAGTCCTCCCAATTAAATATCCTCAGGCCTCAACTGACCAAAACGTTGCTGGTCATTTTGGCAATGCTGGTTGGTTTTCTGGCGGGAGTTCCTGTGGCGCTGGCGGCTTTTCTGGCAGCGTGCGTGCTCTTTTTCACCCGTCGGGTGGATCCGGATAAAGTGCTGGCAGAAATTGATTGGAGCCTGCTGGTTTTCTTTGCTGCACTCTTCATCCTCACCGGTGCATTGGAAGCCAATGGGATTACGCAACGCCTGTTTGAGGCATTGAATTTCCAGGGTAATTTGAATGTTTTAGGGCTCACCTCGGTCTCGGTTGTCTTGAGCAATCTGGTCTCGAATGTGCCGGCGGTCATGCTCTTGCGTCCGGTTGTGGCAGGTTCTGCCCAGCCGGTAGCCGGTTGGTTGACTCTTGCCGCATCCTCTACCCTGGCAGGCAACTTAACCTTGCTTGGCTCGGTTGCCAATCTGATTGTGGCGGAGATTGCTAGCCGCAGGCAGGTGAATCTGTCTTTTGGGGAATATACCCGCAGTGGGGTGGTGATCACCTTCCTGACGTTGATCATCAGTGTATTATGGCTTCAAGCCATGGTTTGGCGTTAA
- a CDS encoding polymer-forming cytoskeletal protein has product MNIKFRWIGFAVVVVFLFALSGCVSTTSVFSGNGAVIGQSFILREGETWDQDLSIIGGSAVLEKGSVVNGDVALIGGTLLVDGTVTGDISAMGGVISLGSHAVVEGDIVTLGANLNRDTGSVVKGQFQNDFPSFSFPVQPVTPRFGIFDTLMNIFWRVFQAFALGALAVLVALFMLQPLERVGTTMQSTPVQSGVVGFLTFLVGLGVLLVMAITIIFLPLSLLGILALGLAWIYGWLATGLLTGEKIAELFHTSWSGPVSAGVGTLVLSLMANLLGAIPCVGWMIPFVVTMIGLGAVILSRFGTQKYPVPVPVVPSSSAME; this is encoded by the coding sequence ATGAACATTAAATTCAGATGGATTGGATTTGCGGTGGTGGTTGTCTTTCTCTTTGCCCTCTCAGGGTGTGTGTCAACAACTTCTGTGTTCTCCGGGAACGGAGCCGTGATTGGGCAAAGTTTTATCCTGAGAGAAGGAGAAACCTGGGATCAGGACCTTTCGATTATTGGGGGTTCTGCGGTACTGGAAAAGGGTTCTGTGGTAAACGGAGATGTCGCATTGATTGGCGGGACCCTACTCGTGGACGGGACGGTCACCGGGGATATCAGCGCGATGGGGGGGGTAATCTCCCTGGGCAGCCATGCTGTTGTTGAGGGGGACATTGTGACGCTCGGAGCCAATCTTAACCGCGACACCGGTAGTGTGGTGAAGGGGCAGTTTCAGAATGATTTTCCATCTTTCTCTTTCCCTGTCCAGCCGGTGACGCCACGGTTTGGGATCTTCGACACCCTCATGAATATCTTCTGGCGGGTGTTTCAAGCCTTTGCCCTGGGGGCGCTTGCGGTGCTGGTTGCTTTGTTCATGCTCCAGCCTTTAGAGCGGGTAGGAACGACGATGCAATCCACCCCTGTTCAATCAGGTGTTGTCGGGTTTCTCACTTTCCTGGTGGGGTTGGGGGTTTTGCTGGTGATGGCTATTACCATTATTTTCCTGCCATTGAGTTTGCTGGGCATTCTAGCGTTGGGACTGGCATGGATTTATGGCTGGCTTGCTACAGGACTGCTGACAGGCGAGAAGATTGCCGAACTCTTTCACACTTCATGGAGTGGGCCTGTGAGTGCGGGGGTTGGAACCCTTGTGCTCTCGTTGATGGCGAACCTGTTGGGGGCAATCCCCTGTGTGGGCTGGATGATCCCCTTTGTGGTAACCATGATAGGGTTAGGCGCAGTGATTCTCTCCCGCTTTGGGACACAAAAATACCCTGTGCCTGTTCCTGTTGTACCGTCATCATCTGCTATGGAATGA
- a CDS encoding transposase, translating to MARIAYRLAKQALPMYSHAKSPHHFTLPQLGACVLLMFYLNLSYRDMEEWLLASDAVGKELELPRVPDHTTLQRTYAKIRKADWMRMNETLLEEIGRPEEEGVAADSTGFSPGPASSYYQSRSGKAYRHWAKGVYAVGIVSQFILAMQSGWGPGSDAPYLGYLRRKARRFAKRRAWVLLADSGFDGRTVRPQDLIPPVRRGGNLLAPERRARSELVSAARLDGLYGQRWKTETVNSVIKRKFGQAIRSRKRSLQNREPIIKGLVYNIHR from the coding sequence GTGGCGAGGATCGCCTACCGGCTTGCCAAACAAGCATTACCGATGTATTCACATGCCAAGAGTCCCCATCACTTCACGTTGCCGCAGTTGGGGGCCTGTGTTTTGTTGATGTTCTACCTGAATCTCAGCTATCGCGACATGGAAGAATGGCTGCTGGCAAGCGATGCGGTTGGTAAGGAGCTGGAATTACCGCGTGTTCCCGATCATACGACCCTGCAACGTACCTACGCCAAGATACGCAAAGCGGATTGGATGCGCATGAACGAGACCTTGCTCGAGGAAATCGGACGGCCTGAAGAAGAAGGGGTGGCTGCCGATAGTACCGGCTTCTCACCCGGCCCGGCCAGTTCTTACTACCAAAGCCGTTCGGGAAAAGCCTATCGCCACTGGGCGAAGGGCGTTTATGCCGTTGGAATTGTCTCGCAATTCATCCTTGCGATGCAATCCGGCTGGGGTCCAGGTAGCGATGCCCCTTATCTGGGCTATCTGCGCCGCAAAGCCAGGCGGTTTGCCAAACGTCGGGCTTGGGTCTTGCTGGCCGATTCAGGGTTCGATGGTCGGACTGTCCGGCCTCAAGACTTGATTCCACCCGTTCGGCGAGGTGGAAATTTGCTGGCCCCTGAACGACGAGCAAGAAGCGAGCTTGTCTCTGCGGCTCGCCTGGATGGTCTCTATGGTCAACGCTGGAAGACCGAAACCGTGAATTCGGTCATCAAGCGCAAATTCGGGCAAGCCATCCGCTCGCGGAAACGCAGCCTGCAAAACCGAGAACCGATTATCAAAGGACTGGTCTACAACATACACCGCTAG
- a CDS encoding RNA polymerase sigma factor, with amino-acid sequence MSHLETEWIQQAIQGNEDAFAYLVELYQRPVYNLCYRMLGNAQEAEDAAQEAFWRAYQALRRYDPQRPFITWLLSIAAHYCIDQQRKRRIPLLDLDLLPEEDIPDGAPDPARVIAERDSQEQIHQLLKKLSSLDRAAIILRYWYDFSEEEIARTLSLTVSAVKSRLFRARRELAERYQIEMEKPLVGRRANETTSTV; translated from the coding sequence GTGAGCCACCTGGAAACAGAATGGATACAACAAGCCATTCAGGGCAATGAGGATGCTTTTGCCTATCTTGTGGAGTTGTATCAAAGACCGGTTTATAACCTCTGTTACCGCATGTTGGGAAACGCTCAGGAAGCGGAAGACGCCGCGCAGGAAGCGTTTTGGCGGGCTTATCAGGCTCTGCGTCGATATGATCCTCAGCGTCCGTTCATTACCTGGCTACTCTCCATTGCCGCCCATTACTGCATAGACCAGCAACGTAAACGCCGCATACCTCTGCTGGATCTGGATCTTTTACCCGAAGAAGACATTCCCGACGGTGCGCCTGACCCTGCCAGAGTGATCGCCGAGAGAGACAGTCAGGAGCAAATTCACCAACTTCTGAAAAAACTTTCTTCACTGGATCGTGCCGCCATTATTCTGCGGTACTGGTATGACTTCTCGGAGGAAGAAATTGCCCGTACCCTTTCACTGACCGTGAGTGCCGTGAAAAGCCGTTTGTTTCGTGCAAGGCGGGAATTGGCAGAACGATACCAGATTGAAATGGAAAAGCCTCTTGTGGGAAGGAGAGCCAATGAAACCACATCAACCGTTTGA
- a CDS encoding tRNA-ribosyltransferase family protein: MQQSIASLNFPGHAIGGLSVGETKAEMHAMLEIVNGILPANKPRYLMGVGSPEDLVEGIARGVDIFDCVLPTRLARHSAAMTFTGRLNLMNAGFARDPRPIDETCTCYTCRTFSRAYLRHLIVAREMLASTLISIHNIHTLLTLVRRARQAILEKRFNEFREEFLSHYQPRGKHAHPLDERKTP, encoded by the coding sequence TTGCAACAGAGCATCGCCTCTTTGAATTTCCCCGGACATGCCATTGGTGGGCTTTCTGTGGGAGAAACCAAAGCCGAGATGCACGCCATGCTGGAGATTGTCAACGGAATCTTACCGGCAAACAAACCCCGCTACTTAATGGGCGTAGGCTCTCCCGAAGACCTGGTAGAAGGGATTGCACGTGGCGTGGATATCTTCGATTGCGTATTACCCACCCGGTTGGCGCGTCACTCGGCGGCAATGACCTTTACCGGGCGATTGAACCTGATGAATGCCGGGTTTGCCCGAGACCCTCGTCCCATTGATGAAACCTGCACTTGTTACACCTGTCGTACTTTCAGCCGGGCTTATCTCAGACACCTCATCGTTGCCAGAGAGATGCTGGCATCCACCCTGATCTCCATTCACAACATTCATACCCTGCTTACCCTGGTACGGCGAGCGCGGCAAGCCATTCTGGAAAAACGCTTCAACGAATTCCGGGAGGAATTTCTCTCCCATTATCAACCCCGTGGGAAACATGCACACCCCCTTGACGAAAGGAAAACACCATGA
- a CDS encoding glycosyltransferase family 2 protein, whose amino-acid sequence MNLTVLIPVYNEIQTIAEIIRRVKAVQLASEILIVDDGSTDGTRDYLITLKDDPIVRVILHERNQGKGAAVRTGIQQARGDWIIIQDADLEYDPRDYPVLLQPVEEGIADVVYGSRFLGGARRPILFWNMVANKILTFITNILYNNILTDMETGYKLFRRDIALQIPLHARGFEFEPEFTAKLLKRKVRIYEVPIRFNPREYSEGKKIKMKDAFIAVWTLLKYRFVD is encoded by the coding sequence ATGAATCTCACCGTCTTAATTCCCGTTTACAACGAAATTCAAACCATTGCGGAGATTATTCGCCGCGTAAAGGCTGTACAACTGGCATCGGAAATTCTCATTGTGGACGATGGCTCCACCGATGGGACACGGGACTATCTGATAACTCTGAAAGATGATCCCATCGTTCGGGTCATTCTTCATGAGAGGAATCAGGGGAAGGGCGCCGCAGTTCGCACAGGCATTCAACAAGCCAGAGGAGACTGGATCATCATTCAGGATGCCGATCTGGAATATGACCCCCGCGATTACCCTGTTCTGCTTCAACCCGTAGAAGAGGGCATTGCCGATGTAGTATATGGCTCACGGTTTTTGGGCGGAGCCAGACGTCCCATTCTGTTCTGGAACATGGTGGCAAATAAAATTCTTACCTTTATCACCAATATCCTGTACAACAACATCCTCACCGACATGGAAACCGGGTACAAGTTGTTTCGTCGGGATATTGCCCTTCAAATTCCTTTACATGCCAGAGGGTTTGAATTCGAACCTGAATTCACCGCAAAACTACTTAAACGCAAGGTGAGGATTTATGAAGTCCCTATCCGATTCAACCCACGGGAGTACTCCGAAGGCAAAAAGATCAAGATGAAAGACGCCTTCATCGCTGTATGGACATTATTGAAGTACCGTTTTGTGGATTAA